In one Geoglobus acetivorans genomic region, the following are encoded:
- a CDS encoding LLM class flavin-dependent oxidoreductase yields the protein MEFGTVAPTFPPIEEARKTVNRLEGKGYSSLWFADHLMGWYPHELWKETPFAVKYPSCHMFFDPFCEICYAAGSAEKMQFGVSVTEVFRRHPAVLLQQAVTANHATNGRFILGIGAGEAENIVPYGIEFEKPAARLEEALKLMKIMLESDYGEKINFEGRFFRLEDAVFDLKPVGKMPIWVGAHGDRMLKLTAEHADGWLPVSTTPQDYAERAEKLEKYAKNAGREPEEITKALFASIVIDENPKEVEKLLKIPILRIHALLLHHEVYEKMGLRHPLGRYYGLLDYIPTKFTKDDILEAVSRIPDEVARAAFICGTPEEIIQTFDEYRKLGVEHVVVWNLTYFGDVSKVKSSYALIDEVIGHFERKG from the coding sequence GTGGAATTCGGAACGGTAGCACCAACATTTCCTCCGATAGAGGAGGCGAGAAAGACCGTCAATAGGCTTGAAGGTAAGGGATACTCTTCGCTCTGGTTTGCGGACCATCTTATGGGCTGGTACCCGCACGAGCTGTGGAAGGAGACACCCTTCGCAGTGAAGTATCCATCATGTCACATGTTCTTCGACCCGTTCTGCGAGATATGTTATGCTGCAGGATCAGCAGAAAAAATGCAGTTTGGCGTCAGCGTTACCGAGGTGTTCCGCAGACACCCTGCCGTTCTTCTCCAGCAGGCAGTCACTGCAAACCACGCCACCAACGGCAGATTCATTCTGGGCATTGGAGCTGGAGAGGCTGAAAACATCGTACCGTACGGCATTGAATTTGAAAAACCTGCTGCAAGGCTCGAAGAGGCGTTAAAGCTGATGAAAATAATGCTGGAAAGCGATTATGGAGAGAAGATAAATTTTGAAGGAAGGTTCTTCAGGCTTGAGGATGCGGTGTTCGACCTCAAGCCCGTCGGCAAGATGCCAATATGGGTCGGGGCTCATGGGGACAGAATGCTGAAGCTTACCGCTGAACATGCAGACGGGTGGCTGCCGGTATCAACCACCCCTCAGGACTACGCGGAGAGAGCTGAGAAACTTGAAAAATATGCGAAAAACGCAGGCAGAGAGCCTGAAGAAATTACCAAGGCTCTGTTCGCAAGCATCGTCATAGATGAAAATCCAAAAGAGGTTGAAAAACTCCTCAAAATTCCAATACTCAGAATCCATGCACTTCTGCTTCACCACGAGGTTTACGAGAAAATGGGCCTCAGGCACCCGCTCGGAAGGTACTATGGCCTGCTGGACTACATCCCGACGAAGTTCACCAAGGATGACATCCTTGAGGCGGTCAGCAGGATTCCGGACGAGGTTGCCAGAGCAGCGTTCATCTGCGGTACGCCAGAAGAGATAATCCAGACCTTTGATGAATACAGGAAACTCGGAGTGGAACACGTGGTTGTGTGGAACCTGACCTACTTTGGAGACGTCAGCAAGGTGAAAAGCTCCTATGCGCTAATAGACGAAGTCATAGGACACTTTGAGCGCAAAGGCTGA
- a CDS encoding YeiH family protein, with translation MGEVRNLALRIAPGLAYSGALAVMAILLAGVMNKHVAISPLILAIVIGMVFRNVTGLPERFRAGAEFSLKRILRLAIILLGLKLSISEIAHIGGRGLIVVIASVVLTLMFSIWLGRRAGVSEELAALIGTGVSICGASAVIAVGGVINARDRNIAFAIATVTLFGTVAMFTYPVMAKILGLSNLLYGVWAGASIHEVAQVVAAGYAVSDASGNVATVIKLSRVVLLAPVAMILGILFARKEAEGVSFRSVPIPYFVLGFVAMIFINSIGILPGSISKMLVRIDDILLAVAMAAMGLNTSFKDLKDVGMLPFYVGLAAWMFIAGLSYAMATLLY, from the coding sequence ATGGGTGAGGTCAGGAACTTGGCATTAAGGATTGCACCGGGGCTTGCCTACTCTGGTGCACTCGCTGTAATGGCAATACTTCTCGCAGGAGTGATGAACAAGCATGTGGCAATCTCACCACTAATTCTCGCCATAGTGATTGGCATGGTATTTAGAAATGTCACGGGCCTTCCGGAAAGATTCAGAGCAGGTGCAGAGTTCTCCCTGAAAAGAATACTGAGGCTGGCGATAATACTGCTCGGGCTGAAGCTCAGCATCTCCGAAATAGCCCACATAGGTGGCAGGGGGTTGATTGTGGTCATTGCAAGCGTTGTGCTGACGTTAATGTTTTCCATCTGGCTTGGAAGAAGGGCTGGTGTCTCAGAGGAGCTTGCAGCGCTGATCGGTACTGGGGTAAGCATTTGCGGAGCGTCAGCAGTTATAGCAGTTGGCGGAGTTATAAACGCCAGAGATCGCAATATTGCCTTCGCAATCGCCACGGTCACCCTTTTCGGCACGGTGGCCATGTTCACATATCCCGTGATGGCAAAAATACTGGGTCTGTCAAACCTGCTTTACGGGGTATGGGCGGGGGCAAGCATTCATGAAGTTGCGCAGGTTGTGGCTGCAGGATATGCTGTGAGTGACGCAAGCGGTAATGTGGCAACAGTCATAAAGCTCTCAAGGGTCGTTCTGCTTGCTCCGGTGGCGATGATTCTCGGAATTCTGTTTGCGAGAAAAGAGGCGGAGGGTGTGAGCTTCCGTTCAGTTCCAATCCCGTACTTTGTGCTTGGATTTGTGGCCATGATTTTCATAAACTCCATCGGCATATTACCGGGAAGTATCTCGAAAATGCTGGTCAGAATCGACGACATCCTGCTGGCGGTGGCTATGGCTGCAATGGGCCTGAACACGAGCTTTAAAGATCTGAAAGATGTGGGTATGCTGCCATTCTATGTCGGACTGGCAGCCTGGATGTTCATAGCCGGCCTTTCCTACGCGATGGCCACATTGCTGTACTGA